A single window of Sphingobacterium sp. ML3W DNA harbors:
- a CDS encoding acetyl-CoA carboxylase carboxyltransferase subunit alpha: protein MKTTFDFEKPIADLQLQIEKVEQVAVKTKVDMSATVLELKEKLANAEKEIYGNLSGWENVQMSRHPERPQTFDYINMICDDFIELHGDRTVRDDKAIVGGFASIGGQSVMVIGHQKGKNTKERQYRNFGMANPEGYRKALRLMKMAEKFNKPVVTLIDTMGAYPGLEAEERGQGEAIARNLLEMSVLKVPIICVVIGEGASGGALGIGIGDRVYMLEHTWYSVISPESCSSILWRSWDHKEKAAEALKLTSKDMLGNGLIDGIITEPLGGAHQNPELAAEYLKAKLVEDLAILIAKDKDVLVDERIAKFSNMGVVVE from the coding sequence ATGAAAACTACATTTGATTTTGAGAAGCCAATTGCAGATTTGCAATTGCAAATAGAAAAAGTGGAACAAGTAGCCGTAAAGACTAAAGTCGATATGAGTGCTACTGTGTTGGAACTAAAAGAAAAATTAGCGAACGCTGAAAAAGAAATATACGGTAATTTGTCTGGTTGGGAAAATGTGCAGATGTCACGTCACCCCGAGAGACCCCAAACATTCGATTACATTAACATGATCTGTGATGATTTTATCGAATTGCATGGAGACCGTACCGTAAGAGATGATAAGGCGATTGTTGGCGGATTCGCCTCTATCGGTGGACAATCGGTTATGGTTATCGGTCATCAAAAAGGAAAAAATACAAAAGAGCGTCAATACCGCAATTTTGGTATGGCAAATCCTGAAGGGTATCGTAAAGCACTTCGTTTAATGAAAATGGCAGAGAAGTTCAATAAACCTGTTGTCACATTGATTGATACCATGGGGGCTTATCCAGGTTTAGAAGCGGAAGAAAGAGGTCAAGGTGAAGCCATTGCGCGCAACCTGCTGGAAATGTCAGTCTTAAAAGTGCCGATTATCTGCGTCGTGATCGGCGAAGGCGCTTCAGGTGGTGCATTGGGTATCGGTATCGGTGACCGTGTATACATGTTGGAGCACACTTGGTATTCGGTGATCTCTCCTGAATCTTGCTCCTCTATCCTATGGAGAAGTTGGGATCATAAGGAGAAGGCTGCAGAAGCGTTGAAATTAACCTCTAAAGACATGCTAGGTAATGGCCTGATTGATGGCATCATCACAGAGCCATTAGGTGGAGCACACCAAAATCCAGAATTAGCGGCAGAATACCTGAAAGCAAAATTAGTAGAAGATTTAGCGATTTTGATCGCTAAGGATAAAGATGTTTTGGTAGACGAACGTATTGCGAAATTCAGCAACATGGGTGTAGTTGTCGAATAA
- a CDS encoding EamA family transporter, protein MKNTNKAISAALLSMISVQGGASIAKQLFPAIGATGTSVLRIGLSAAFLTIINRPKFSTFTKQQWNYCAIYGIGIAAMNLIFYLAIQRIPLGLAVTVEFIGPLFLALSLSRKWIDVLWGLLACVGILLIVPWQSNDIDLIGLLLAFLAGIFWAVYIVMGGKVTSVMQGKDAVTTGMLFATLIIIPFAIWDGGVFQLTPILFLKGLGVAILSSALPFSLDLVALKRIPAKTFSILTSLQPAFAALSGLIFLSETLTLMQWTSVACVIIASIGATLFSSRKKQKTSSSAS, encoded by the coding sequence ATGAAAAACACAAATAAGGCCATTTCAGCTGCATTGTTATCGATGATCAGTGTACAAGGTGGAGCTTCTATAGCAAAGCAACTTTTTCCTGCCATAGGAGCAACAGGAACAAGTGTATTAAGAATTGGCCTGTCAGCAGCATTTCTTACCATTATCAATCGGCCAAAATTTTCCACTTTCACGAAGCAACAGTGGAACTATTGTGCTATTTATGGAATCGGAATTGCCGCTATGAACCTTATTTTCTATTTAGCCATACAGCGCATCCCGCTGGGGCTGGCAGTAACAGTAGAATTTATAGGACCACTATTCTTAGCCTTATCGCTATCGCGCAAATGGATAGACGTTCTTTGGGGATTACTTGCCTGCGTCGGTATTTTATTGATCGTTCCATGGCAAAGTAATGATATTGACCTGATAGGTCTTCTTCTTGCCTTTCTAGCTGGAATATTTTGGGCCGTATACATTGTTATGGGAGGCAAAGTAACAAGTGTGATGCAAGGGAAAGATGCCGTAACCACAGGTATGTTATTCGCGACTCTGATTATTATTCCATTTGCCATATGGGATGGCGGTGTTTTTCAACTTACTCCAATCCTTTTTTTGAAAGGTTTAGGTGTGGCTATCTTATCTAGTGCCTTACCTTTTTCATTAGATTTAGTTGCCTTAAAAAGAATTCCAGCAAAAACATTCAGTATTTTAACAAGTTTACAACCGGCATTTGCAGCATTATCCGGACTGATTTTCTTGTCCGAAACCCTCACACTTATGCAATGGACTTCGGTAGCCTGTGTCATAATTGCAAGTATTGGAGCTACCCTATTCAGTAGCAGAAAAAAACAAAAAACAAGCAGCAGTGCATCCTGA